From the Acidilutibacter cellobiosedens genome, one window contains:
- a CDS encoding helix-turn-helix domain-containing protein: MSKRSKYTGEQKLLILQEVENGGISLNNASEKYDINESTIRDWALKYESLGIDGLEESRSLSHYTSELKKMAVESYLNHEGSHRDICMKYGLRDTKTLRSWIIRYNTGKSLNNTPGGTLRVDKGRKTTFEERIEIVNHCLNTKTNYRETAEIYGVSYQQVYSWVKKFENGGEKALIDRRGKAKEENQLTELDKLKIENRKLKKINEELETENELLKKLEELEKRYR; encoded by the coding sequence ATGTCAAAAAGGTCAAAATATACTGGTGAACAAAAGCTTCTGATCTTGCAAGAAGTGGAAAATGGAGGTATTAGCTTAAATAATGCCTCAGAAAAGTACGATATTAATGAGTCAACTATTAGAGATTGGGCATTAAAATATGAAAGTCTAGGAATTGATGGTTTAGAAGAATCTCGAAGTCTGAGCCACTACACATCAGAGTTAAAAAAAATGGCTGTTGAATCCTACTTAAACCACGAAGGATCCCATCGGGATATCTGCATGAAATATGGTTTAAGAGATACTAAGACTCTACGTTCTTGGATAATAAGGTATAATACTGGTAAGAGTTTAAATAATACGCCAGGAGGTACTTTAAGAGTGGATAAGGGAAGAAAAACTACCTTCGAAGAAAGAATAGAAATCGTAAATCATTGTCTAAATACTAAAACAAATTACCGGGAAACGGCGGAAATTTATGGTGTCAGTTATCAACAAGTATATTCTTGGGTCAAAAAGTTTGAAAATGGTGGAGAAAAAGCACTTATTGACCGCAGAGGGAAGGCAAAAGAAGAGAATCAACTGACTGAATTGGATAAACTAAAGATTGAAAATCGTAAACTGAAAAAAATTAATGAAGAGCTAGAAACGGAGAATGAACTGTTAAAAAAATTGGAGGAACTCGAGAAGCGATATCGCTAG